The DNA window GCACCGGCAGCGTGCGGGCCTGCAGGCCGCCCACGTAGCGGTACAGGGGCAGCCCATGCGCCTCGGCCGCCGCGCGAGCACATGCCATGGACACGGCGAGGATGGCATTGGCGCCCAGCTTGGACTTCGTGGGCGTGCCATCCAGCTCCAGCATGAGGCGATCCACCGCCACCTGATCCGCCGCGTCCTCGCCGATGAGGGCCGGGGCCAGCGTCTCCAGCACGTGGGCGACGGCCTTGCGCACGCCCTTGCCCAGGTAACGGCCCTTGTCGCCGTCGCGGAGCTCAATGGCCTCGTGCTCACCCGTGGAGGCGCCCGAGGGCACCGCCGCGCGGCCCCGAGCCCCTCCCACCAGTTGAACCTCCGCCTCCACGGTGGGGTTGCCACGGGAGTCGAGCACTTCACGCGCCAGGATTTGAGCGATCTCAGTCATAGGCAGCCGGTTCTAGAAGGACATACCGGAGGGGGCAAGCACGCTCACGCGAGGGGCTGCTACACTGTCCACCCGCCGAATGCCTCCACCCAGTCGCCGCGCCCGCGCAGGGCCTGATCCACTCCCCGGGCGCCGGGGCCGAGGCGCCCTCATGGGCCTGGCCGTCGGCAACGCCCTGGCCATCCCCACCGCGGGCCGCGCGCTCTACGCCCCGGCCTTTCCCCAGCTCACGGACGGGCCCTATCAGACGCTCATGGGCGGCGGCCCCCACGCCCTGCGCAAGGGACAGGTGACGGAGCCCACCCAGCTGGCCGTCTGCCTGGGCCTGAGCCTGCGCGAACTCAAGCGCTACGACGCCCTGGACGCGCTCCGCCGCTATCGGGCGTGGCAGCCCCACGCCATCGCCGTCAGCGAGGCCATGAAGGAAGTGCTGGACGAGTGCCAGGAGTGCGCCCCCCCGCTGGTCCCCAGCGCGGGCCGGCGCATCTGGCTGCGCCGCTTCCGCAAGTCCACCGACGCGGGCGCGTTGGCGCGCACCGCTCCGCTCGGCGTCTACCTCGCTCGCAATCCCCCGGCGCGCACCCAGGCCTCGCTCGAGGACTCGGCCCTCACCCACTTCGCCCCGCTCAGCCAGCTGGCCTGCGCCGCCCTCAACGCGGCCATCGCCCACGCGATGACGGGCGGGAGCGACCTCCAAGCCGAAGACCTGATCCCCGCCGCGGAATCGGGCCTCTCCCTGGCCGGCGCCGCCCTGGGCCGCGCTGAGCCGGACGCCATCCAGGACGTGGCCGCCGCCGCCGCCGCGCTGCGGCAGGATCTGGAGCTGGCCCGCCGGGACGACCCACAGCTCTACGGCCCCGAGGTGCACCTGCACCGCCCGGCCCACCACGCGGTGCGCGCCGCCTTCCGGCTCGCCTTCTGGGAGCTGCTGCACGTGCCGTCGTGGGAAGGCGCGCTCCTGGACGTCATCCACCGGGGCGGCGACACCGAGGCCCATGCCGCTGTCGCAGGCGCCCTCCTGGGGGCCTTCCACGGCGACGAGGCCATTCCGCAGGACTGGCGCAGGATGGTGCTGGAGGTCCTCGCGCAGTCCCGCGGGCCCCTGTGGGACGTGTACCACCCGCGCCACCTCGTGACGCTGGCGCTCTAGTCCCTGGAAATGCGCGACGCCCGCGTGAGCGTCCCCGGGGACAGTCATCGCGGGCGTGGGTACACACCGAGGCCCTGGGGCCGCGGCGACTCGTTTCAGACGCAGAGGTCGATGACGACCACGCCGCGTGAGGGCTTCTCGTTCTCGGTATCCGTCTTCCGATGCGGCCGGTCCTCGGGCATCGGCAGCGGCAGCTCCGCCACGGGTCGCTCGTATTCCTCACGGCGCAACCGCTCGCGGCGCTTGATCTCTTCGATGATGAAGGCGTCGAGCATGGGTTCGGTCTCTCCCTCAGCCTACGTACCCCGATGTACGCCCGCCGTCCCGCCCCAATACCAGTTCCAGATGCGTCAGATGCAAATTAAGAACCCTGGTTCCTCTCTAGGCACGCCGGAGCCATCCTGCATGGTTGCCCGTCCGCCAACCGACATCCAAGCCAGGGAGACCGTGGCGAGAATGTCAGGGGCCGCGCAACCTTCTGCGGATTCTAATAGCGCCGTCGCGGCCCGCAAGCAGCCCAACCCGCAGGCAAAGCCCCGCGATTCGGGCAGGCCCCTTCGCGAAAAGGGGCCCGCCTGCACGCTCGCCGGACACCGGGGTGGGAACGACTCAGGGCGCTTCCGCGCGGCGCTTGAACGCGTCCAGCATCTTGGGCAGCGAGGTGTCCACGAGCGCGTTGACGATGGACTTGGGCACGAGGGCGCCCAGGGCCATCTCCACGTTGTACGTCGCGCGCGTCTTGCCCTCGCCCTCCGGCTCGAGCA is part of the Myxococcaceae bacterium JPH2 genome and encodes:
- a CDS encoding ADP-ribosylglycohydrolase family protein, with product MPPPSRRARAGPDPLPGRRGRGALMGLAVGNALAIPTAGRALYAPAFPQLTDGPYQTLMGGGPHALRKGQVTEPTQLAVCLGLSLRELKRYDALDALRRYRAWQPHAIAVSEAMKEVLDECQECAPPLVPSAGRRIWLRRFRKSTDAGALARTAPLGVYLARNPPARTQASLEDSALTHFAPLSQLACAALNAAIAHAMTGGSDLQAEDLIPAAESGLSLAGAALGRAEPDAIQDVAAAAAALRQDLELARRDDPQLYGPEVHLHRPAHHAVRAAFRLAFWELLHVPSWEGALLDVIHRGGDTEAHAAVAGALLGAFHGDEAIPQDWRRMVLEVLAQSRGPLWDVYHPRHLVTLAL